The following DNA comes from Gloeocapsa sp. DLM2.Bin57.
TCTTCTTCTACTCTGATTAAACCACTTAAGTCTTGATGTTGTGGATCATAGAGATAATATTCTTCTACACCATATTTTTGATAAAACAACAGTTTGCGATTCATTTCCCCTTGTCTATTACCTGGTGAGAGGATTTCAAAGACTACTTGGGGTGGGATGTTGTCTTCTAACCATTGTTGATATGAACCGCGATCTCCTTTTGGTCTGCCAAATACTACCATAATATCTGGTGCTTGTCTGATTTTATTGTCTCCTTCTACGGGATACCAGAGTAAATCTCCTGCGACGAAGACTTGGTTATTATCTGCAAATAACCACTCTAAATTCTCTTTAATGGTGGTTAGCCAACGAAATTGAAGAGTATTATCTGCCATGGGTTGACCATCACTATCGGGATAAGTAATTTCTGTTTGCTTGTTATTATCAATTTGAAAAATCATAGTTTTTAGCTAATTTCATCGGGATTTAAGCCTAATTCTCGTAACTTGGCTGCTAATTTCTCAGCCCTTTGTTTTTCTGTATCTGCGCGTTGTTTTTCTGTATCTGCGCGTTGTTTTTCTGTATCTGCGCGTTGTTTAACTTCTGTATAAGTAGAGAATAACTCACCATTAGGGTGATACAATCTTAATTGAGTATCCATTTCAAATCGAATCTGTAAACGTGGACTTACCCAACCAAGCATTTCTTCAATGGGGACTAATTCTTCTTCTACTCTGATTAAACCACTTAAGTCTTGATGTTGTGGATCATAGAGATAATATTCTTCTACACCATATTTTTGATAAAACAACAGTTTGCGATTCATTTCCCCTTGTCTATTACCTGGTGAGAGGATTTCAAAGACTACTTGGGGTGGGATGTTGTCTTCTAACCATTGTTGATATGAACCGCGATCTCCTTTTGGTCTGCCAAATACTACCATAATATCTGGTGCTTGTCTGATTTTATTGTCTCCTTCTACGGGATACCAGAGTAAATCTCCTGCGACGAAGACTTGGTTATTATCTGCAAATAACCACTCTAAATTCTCTTTAATGGTGGTTAGCCAACGAAATTGAAGAGTATTATCTGCCATGGGTTGACCATCACTATCGGGATAAGTAATTTCTGTTTGCTTGCTATTGTCAATTTGAAAAATCATAATTGTTTTGAAACTCAACTTGATTCTATTCTAATCAATAAGCATTTTATTAATAATTGTAGCACATTTCGTAGTAACAGCTTCTAAGTCAGCCTTATTAGTAGATGTAGGTGCAGGGATGACCTCGCCAATTCTTACAGTTAGGGGTACAGATTGGGGTAATCGTTTGCCTTTGGGTAAAATACCTTGAGTTCCTTGTAAACTTATGGGTAATAGGGGGGCTTTAGCTTTAGCTGCAATTAAAGCCGCCCCTAATTTGGGTTCATAGATACAACCATCGGGGGTACGTGTTCCTTCTAAAAATATACCTACAGCCCATCCTTGGTTTAACATAGTCAAAGCAGCTTTAATAGCTGCGCGATCGCTTGCTCCTCTTTTAACGGGGTAAGCACCATATAAGCTAATACTCTGTTTCAGTATAGGTATAGAGAATAACTCTTCTTTCGCCATAAAAGCAACAGGGCGACCAACGCAATTAGATAGAATGGGTGGATCAAAATAACTAGCGTGATTGCTTACTACCACTAATGGTCCTGTTTTAGGGACATTTTCTGCACCCTGAATATTGCCCCTAAAATAAACATGAAAGGTGGGAGCAACCACAGACCACTTAAATAAGTGGTACAATAATAGATTGACCCTAGGCTCTCTTTCTCTAGACGCTGAATTCATCGATTTTAGCGATATTTTTTAACCCTAAATCAGGACAAGTTCTTTTGATTAACCCTGTGAGTACTTTTCCAGGACCTATTTCTACTACTTCTGTGATTCCTTGTTGACTTAAATACTCACTAATTTCTCTCCAACGCACTGAGCCTGTCATTTGTTGAATTAATCTGGTTTTGATTTCTTCTGCTTTTATAGCGGGAGTAGGATTAACGTTAGCTATGACAGGGATTTTGGCGTCATTAAACTCTACCTCTGCTAAGACTTGGGCAAATTCTGTAGCTGCTTCCTGCATTAAGGGAGAATGAAATGCTCCTGAAACTTTTAAGGGTACGGCGCGTTTAGCTTTGACTTGTTTGACTAATTCATCTACTGCGGTGGGTGTTCCTGAAATTACTACTTGTTGGGGACTGTTATCATTGGCGATAACTACATCAGCGGTGGCTGCGACTTTGGCTTCTAATTCTTCGCGATTAAATTGCATCATCGCTACCATTTTGCCACCTGCTGCGCTATCCATCAATTGAGCGCGTTTTTTAACTAGATTTAAACCTGTAGGAAAGTCAAAGACACCTGCGGTAAAGAGGGCTACGTATTCTCCTAAACTATGACCTGCTACTAGTGCCGGTGCATTTTCCTGTTTTAATAATAATTCAGCTAAAATCGACTCAATTACGTATAAACAGGGTTGAGTGTAGAGAGTTTGGGCTAATTTTTCTTCGTCTCCTTGACAGAGTTCTAATACTGACCAATTTAAGATAGTTTCTGCTTGATTAAAACGCTCTTGAGCGAGAGGATGTTCTAGTAAATTGGCTTCCATCCCTACTGCTTGAGAACCTTGTCCTGGAAATATCCACGCTGTTTTAGTCATATTTATATTCCTATTCTCCCCATTGTAAAATAGCTGCACCCCAAGTTAAGCCCGCGCCAAATCCTGCTAAAACTATGAGATCTCCTGGTTTAATTTTGTTGAGTCTAACGGTTTCGTCTAAAGCTAGAGGAATTGAGGCCGCAGAAGTATTGCCATAGTCTGTTAAATTACTAAGCACTTTTTCTGGAGGTATGTTTAATTTTTCGGCTACTGCGTCTAGAATTCTTTGATTGGCTTGATGTAGTAATAACCAATCTATTTCCTCTACTGAGAGATTAGCTTTGAAGAGGACTTTTTCGATTACTTCGGGAACTTTGGCTATAGCGAAACGATAAACTTCTTTTCCATTCATGGTAATAGGTTGAAAACGTCCTTTAGCTACCTCAAGATTATCTACTAGAGGGTAGGATTCACCCTGATAGGAGAGATTGAGAGAACTATTTTGAGAACCATCGCTGTAGAGTTCACAAGCTAAAAGGCGATCGCCTTGTGGGGTTGCTTGACAAACCACTGCACCTGCTCCATCACCGAAGAGAATACAACTAGTACGATCTGACCAATCTACCCAACGAGAGAGAATATCAGCGCCAATTACTAGAATATTCTGGTATGTCCCGGAACGGATAAAACTAGCTGCTACATTTAAAGCGAAGACAAAACCTGAACAAGCTGCTGTCAAATCAAATGCTACTGCCTTAGTTGCACCTATCAGACTTTGAATTTTACTTGCACTTCCAAATAAATCATCCGTGGTAGAGGTTGCCAAAATAATCAAGTCTATGGCTTCAGGAGAGATTTTCGCCATTGACAGTGCTGATTGAGCGGCTGTTGCTGCTATTGAGGCTAAAGATTGATTAGCCGAAGCTATATGTCTTTGATTAATCCCTGTACGAGTGGTAATCCATTCATCGGAAGTATCTACTATCTGACTAAGTTGTTCGTTGGTAAGTACTTGAGTTGGCGTTGCTGATCCACAGCCAATTATTTTGATTCCTACCCCTGATTGTGTCAAAATTTACGCTCCTTTACTTCTATCGCGATGCCGCAGGAATCCCGATAGCGGTACGCTTGTTTACTTAGTTTTTGGCATTTATCTAACTATACCTGATAGGGTTCACAAATTAATCTCCCTACAATGACAATCGCCCCTAAACTGATTAAAACTGATTGTAAACCAAACACATTCTCAGCAATTCCTGCTAAAGCTAAGGGTAGGGATAAAGCGATATTGACTACGTTATTCTGTAAGCCAAAAATTTTACCGCGCAAATCAACTGGGGTTTCTGCTTGTATAGTAGTTTGCATTGGGATTGCTATGCAGGCGGCTGAAGCACCTAAGCAAATGATCATGATTAATTCTAACCAGAGAAAGTTTGTACATAGTGCTAACCCCAGTAAAGAAACCGCCATTCCTAATGTTCCCCACCAACTGAGACGAGAGTAGGCTACTTGATAACCCCAGTTACCCATTATCGTAGCACTGATGCCTAATCCTACTCCACAGGCTGCTAATAACCAGCCAAATTGTTCGGCTTTTAATTCGGGTATGGTTTCGGCTAGACTAACTGCTAATACTGCTAAGGCTGCGAATACGGAAAAAAGGATCACTAGCTGTATTAACGCATCTCGCACTTTTTCATGTTGACGTAGGTAGTTAATTGCTTCTTGGATATCTTCTCCAAAAGTTGGTTTTTTATGCTGTTGATGTGGTTGTTTTTCTTGGGTTGATAAGAATAATAAAACTATTCCTGCTAATAGATATGCTCCCCCTACCAATAGTTGTCCACCCATATTATTATTTAATCCCCATAATGTGGCGATACGGTTGGCTAATGCTAAGAGAGGATCTCCAATAGCAAAACCGATAATTAATACTCCCATGATGGTAGTTGTATAGAGAGAATTAGCTCCGAGTAGGTTTTTCTGGGGGATAATTAGGGTTAAGGTTGCTTGCTCTGCTGGTGCAAAAAATTGCGTTAATAAAGATATTAAAAATGTTATCACCAGTAATAGCCAAAAACCCCTAGGTATTCCCCAGAGGTCATTTTCTATGGTTTTAAAGCCCAATAATAGGGGTAAACTTAAGACTAAAACCCCTCTGAGGAGATTAGATAGTACTAATACGCTTTTTTTAACCCATCTATCTACATATACTCCCGCTAAAGAGCCAAAAAGTACAGCAGGGATGGTAGAAGCGATCATAATTGCTGATACCCAACCACTAATGGATTGATTGACTCTTTGAAATTTGCTCGCAATCATGGCGATCATTAAGACTAGATAGATTTTATCTGCTAGTTGTGAAAAGATTTGACCTCCCCAAAGAATTAAAAATTGACGATTTTGTAAAACTGGTATTAAACCTTGGGGTAGATAACGTGGTTGTGGAGAGGATAATAATGAGTTGAGTTTGGTAACTTCGGGATGGTTTTTATTTTCAGGGGGATAAACTGACATAATTGATTGATGTTAAACAGGGGATAAACTATCGATGAGACTAGCCGAACGTATGGTACGACCTAGATGATATTGCGTATAATTACGTAGAAGACGCTCTACATTTACCCAAGCATCGTTGACGGTAGTTGGGGAGATAGAGTCGGTAAAAATACTACTGATTGGCGGTAGTGTTGGCGTCTTTAGTTGTTGTAATAAGGTCAATTCTACTGCATCAATCTGTTTATCTATCTTAAGGGATGAAGGATTACTTAGGCTAATTATTCCACCCCCATCAAAGCTAAAACCTGCTTGCCAATTTTTTTGATTTAATCTCGGCTTAAGTATCTTTTCTGTGATACAACAAGCATTTACTCTCGGTGCAATTCCCCCGATTGCTAGTAGATGAAATAACCCATGGGTTAAACAGGGTAAACAGGATTCTTGATTATCTAGTTGTTCTAATCTGGTTAAATGTTCTGTCAGTAGTTCATAGATTTCTGCTTGGGGTTGTTCACTTAATCCCAAAGCTAGGGTTAATTCTGCTAAATATTGTCCTGCTGCTAATTTACCTAGATTATTACTTAATCCTTGATAGGAAGTGATTATTTCTGCTTGAGTAATTTTATCTAGCGATCGCCCTTTAGCTATGACTAATTGGTTAACTACGAATAAATCAGTACGTCCTCGCAATTGAGACTGGTATTTACGCGCACCTGGTGCGACAGCTTTGACTACACCTTGTTCAGGGGTAAGTATAGTCAACAGGCGATCGCCTTCTCCTAGGGGGATACTTTTAAGATTTATTCCGGTTACCTTATAAATCCGACTCATTTTGTTCTTGTGTTGTCACCAATTCTACACCTCTAGATGTACCTAAACGGGTTGCACCTGCTTTGAGTAATTCTCTAGCTGCTTCTAGACTACGAATTCCTCCTGAAGCTTTTATACCTACTCTTCCTTGGGTGATTTTCTGTAATAGTTTTACATCTTCTACTGTAGCTCCTCCAAACCAACCAGTACAAGTTTTCAGATAACCTACACCCGCATCTAAGCAGATTTCCGCGGCTAATCGTTTTTGGGTGTTAGTCAAGACGTTTGTTTCTAAAATCGCTTTAACTACTTTACCTGTATCTGAGCAAATCCGAGCGATTTCTTGGTATAACTCTTCTGATTTCCCTGCTTTTAACCAACCGAGGTTAATCATGACGTCTAATTCATCTGCGCCATTTTCTACGGCTTCTTGGGCTTCGTATAGTTTAACCTTTCCTGTTGTAGCACCTGTGGGAAAGCCAATTACTGTACAAACTTTTACTTTTTTACCCTTTAATAACTCTCTAGCTTGTTTAACCGCACTCGGATAAACACATACCGCTGCAAATTTATATTGTTCAGCTTGAGCACAACATATTTCTACTTGTTCTGGTGTCGCACTAGGATCAAGTAGGGCATGATCGATATATTCAGCTATATTAAGATCAAATGATTCCACTGCTCTATTTTTCCTACCTAAATAATTATTTTTAAATAGTAGAATAAGACATAACTCTACTATTATGAATTAATTTAATCTTCGTCATCTAAATCATCATCAAGTAATAGTTCTTGCAGAATTTCTTTTAATTCTGGATCAGCTGATGATAGTAATTGTAAACCATGTTTAGGGTCATCTTTGGCTACAAATAACAGAGGATTAATAGGAGCGCAGATATTATATCTTTCGTTATCATAATAAAAACAAGCTAACCACTGTAATTCTTCTTGTTCTAAAAGTGGCTCGTCTTCCTCTATTTCTAAATTCCAGATATGTTCTTCATCAAGGGGGGGCAATTCTCCTGTAACGGTTAAGGTATAAGCTGTATGATGTAACAATAAATCTAGTTCAGCCAAAACTGCTTTAGCATCAGCAAAAACAGTAGTTATTTCTTCTTCTTCTTCGATAATTATTGTTTCGTCATACTCTTCTAAATCTTCTTCACTTTCTTTGAGAATAATCACGGGAGAATCGCAGGGAATTAAGAGTAGATAAACCGAGTCTTTATACTCTAAAGAATTTTCGATATAACAATCAAGAGAACGTCCTGAACTATCAAATATAGTTAAATTCTCGTGGTCATCTTGTTCGTTGGCGGGATAAAATTGAGATGAGGACATAAAGCAATCAAAAGATTAAGATTAATTAGTTAAAATGAGCATATCATGAATTGGAGCTAGAAAAATTTAAGAGAATGATTAAACCTATTTTCTTCTAGCAAAGAGTTAACACTATGAATATCTGTTAGATTATATTGCAAAGGGGTAACAGTAATATAATTTTCGCGGATAGCTTGTACATCGGTAGGGAGAGATGGAGGAAGGTGAAGGTGTTGGGGTTGGGGAATTTCTTCGATGACTTCACCAGCTAACCAATAATAACTCTTACCGCGAGGATCGAGACGTTTTTCAAAGCTTTCGATATAGCGTCGTAAACCTTGACGGGTGAGTTTAATTCCTGCGATCGCTTCTGCTTGTACAGGGGGTATGTTAACGTTAAATAAAGTTGGTGTAGCTAAGGGTTGATCTCTTAGTTCTTGCAATAATTGTAGAGCAAAATCAGCCCCTACTTGGAACTCTTTAGAAGTAAAACTAGCTAAACTTAAAGCGATACTAGTAATCCCTTCCATAATTCCTTCCATTGCCGCGGAAACAGTACCAGAATAAAGGATATCGTTACCTAGATTTGAACCATGATTAATTCCTGAGAGGACAAAGTCGGGTTTAGTGGTTAAAATAGCATTAAGAGCGAGTTTAACACAATCAACGGGTGTTCCCGAACAAGACCAAGCGGTAATCCGAGAGTCAAAGACGGTGTTAACGACTTCGGCGCGAATAGGTTGATGTACAGTTAAACCATGACCTGTTGCTGAACGTTCGCGATCAGGACAGACCACAGTAACATCATAGCCAGCTGCGGCGCAGGTATTGGCTAGAGTACGTAATCCCAAGGCAAAAACGCCATCATCGTTACTAATCAGTAATTTTAGAGGTTTATTCATCACAAATAAGTTAAGATACTTGAGCAGGAAAAGCTAATAATCAATTATAGGGTATGACTACAACTCTCCAAGAAATTGAGAAGCAACTTAAAACTTTACAACAGACAGCCATAGGTGCGATCGCCTCTACTATTAATACAGATGAATTAGAAAAGTTACGGGTTAATTATTTAGGCAAAAAAGGGGAACTCTCGGTAATTTTGCGATCTATGGGTAAACTCTCTCCCGAGGATCGCCCTGTAATTGGTAATATTGCTAACGAAGTCAAAGAAGACATTCAAACCCAACTTGAAAGCCAAAGAGAGAAGCTGCAACAACAACAACTGCTAGCGCAACTAGCAGCAGAAACCCTGGACGTAACTATGCCCGGTCTTAGTCGCCCTGTGGGTAATATCCACCCCCTCAATGAGATGATTGACCGTATTTTGGACATTTTCGTTGGTCTTGGTTATACTATAGCTTCAGGGCCTCATGTAGAGACTGATTATTATAACTTTGAAGCGTTAAATACCCCACCTGATCATCCCGCGCGAGATATGCAGGATACTTTTTACCTTCCTCAAGAGAGACTCTTACGTACCCATACATCTTCAGTACAAATACGTTACATGGAGGAACACGAACCCCCCATTCGAATTGTCGCTCCAGGAAGGGTGTATCGACGAGATACGGTAGATGCTACTCACTCAGCGGTTTTCCATCAGGTAGAGATTTTAGCGATAGATGCGGGTTTAACCTTCGCCCAACTTAAGGGTACAATTCAAGAATTTATCCGTCAGATATTCGGTGAAGATTTACCCCTACGTTTTCGAGCTAGTTATTTCCCTTTTACTGAGCCTTCGGCTGAAGTTGATGTACAATGGCAAGGTAAATGGTTAGAAGTTATGGGCTGTGGTATGGTAGATCCTAACGTCTTAACTGCTGTAGGTTATGATCCCGAAATTTATACGGGTTTTGCTGCGGGTTTAGGTGTAGAAAGGTTCGCTATGGTGTTACATCAAATCGATGATATTCGTCGTTTATACAATAGTGATTTACGGTTTTTACGACAATTTTCTACTACTATTTAAGCTAGATTAAAGATAGTTTCTTACCTAATTTAAAGACCATGGATAAAAGAAAATTACTAGCTATTCTCTCTCAAGCCTCTATCTTTTTAAGTTCAACGGTAGTCTCTGTAGGTATTCCTTTAGCGATTTACTTTGTTGCTGATGATGATGTAGTTAAAGAAAACGCCAAGGAATCTTTAAACTTCCATTTTAATGTCTGGTTGTATGGCATTATTATCGGGGTTTTAGCCTTTTTCACCTTGGGATTACTAGGCTTTATCTTAGGACCAATTTTGTTACTATTTAGTATCATTATGCCTATTTTAGCCATAATCCAAATTTGGGGTAACCCTGATACTCCTTTCCGTTACCCTTTCATTTGGCGTTTACTTTAGTTTGATTATTCTACAGTATGACCTGTGGATGTGATAATCTCTTTAACCGTAGCTTCAGAAGCTTGAGTTTCTACCGCAACTGTTTTAGTATCAATATCTATGGTAACTTGAGCTTCTGGTAAGTTTTTTTGTAATTGTTTGGTGATTGTCTCAACACAGCCATCACAAACGATGGTAGGTACTTTAAGATTGATAGTCATGCTTATTACTCCTTAAAATAATTTTAATAATAACATAAAATACTCAAACAATGAGTACCAAGACACCCTCTTCACCCCATATTTTAGTAACATCTACCCTGAAATCATTTTCTCTTTCTTATCGTTTAACTCAATTACTCAATCAGTTACAACCTTCACCAGAAATCATTTTTTTTATCTCAGCTTTTCTGATTGGGGGTATTTCGGGTTTAGGGTTAGTAATCTTCTCTGTTTTAATTGAGGTTTTTCAAAATCTTAGTTTTAACGTCTTACTGAGTTATTTATCAGTCTTAGGTTATGGTACTTTAGTGTTGATTCCTATTTTAGGAGGAGCGATCGTTGGTTTACTCTATTGGCTCTATCCTAATTTTAATAACTATAACTGTCTCAAAGACAATTTAACTCAAGTTTCACCCCAATTAATCTTGACTAAATGTTTAGGGGCTGCTATTTCTTTAGGTACAGGTGCTTCTTTAGGTCCTGAAGGACCTTCGGTAGAGATTGGTGGTAATGTAGGTTTATTATTAGCCCAATTATTGCGTGTATCCCAAAAACGGGCACAGTTGTTAATGAGTGCTGGTGCTGCTGCTGGTTTTGCTGCTGGGTTTAATGCACCTATTGCGGGAGTATTTTTTGCTTTAGAAAGAGTCTTAGGAACAAGTTTCACTACTCCTGCAGCTAGTATTATTATGCTAGCTGCGGTGGTAGCGGCGACTATCTCGCGAGTTTTTTTAGGGATTCACCCTGGTTTAATTTTACCTACCTATCAAGTACTTAATCAATGGGAATTTTTCCTTTATTTAGGTTTAGGTGTTTTGGCTGGTTTTCTATCTTTAGTTTATACTCAGAGTATTAAATTTGCCAAAGTTCGGTTTCAAAATTTAAAGCATCTACCCCTATGGCTAAAACCAATGCTAGGTGGAGTTAGTGTTGGTTTAGCTGGTTTATTTTTACCACAGGTGTTAGGTATAGGTTATGGTACTTTGGAAGTTATCTTATCTGGAACTAATTTTTCTATTCCCTATTTGGGAACTATTTTAACGGTTAAATTATTAGTAACGGTTATTTGTCTCGGGAGTGGTTTAGTTGGGGGTATTTTTGCTCCTGCTTTGTTTTTGGGTGCTTGTTTAGGGGCAATTTATGGTCAAGTCTTGGGGGTGATTTTACCTGGAGAAATGGGCATAATTGCTCCTCCTGCTGCTTATGCTATGGTGGGGATGGCTGCTCTATTAGCAGGTAGTGTTAAAGCACCTTTGACAGCGATTATTTTATTGTTTGAATTGACGCAAAATTACTTGATTATTTTACCTCTGATGGCTGCGGTAGGTACGAGTATTTGGATTGTCTATCTAGTGGAAGCTCAACCTATGGTACAAACTCTTAATTTTCCAGAAATGGGTATTAATCTGAATCAGGATACTGAGTTAGATATCTTAAAAAATGTTTCTGTAGGAGAAATGATGAGTGTTGATTGTGTAAAACTATTGCAGTCAACCCCTGTTTTAAAAGCTACCGAAATGATGTTGGAGGCTAAATGTCATACGGCTTTAATCGTTACTGAAGCTCAAGAATTGTCGGGTATTCTTAGTTTAAGAGATTTATCTCAAGTTATGCTCACACAAGCAGAAGAAGTGCAACAGTTATTAGTAGCTGATGTGTGCACAACTGATGTTCTCCACGCTTACCCTCATGAGTCTCTAGCTGATGTGTATAAACGTATGCTCGCTCGTGATTTATATTTACTCCCTGTGGTGTCAAAGGAGAATTGCCAAGAAATTTTAGGGGTAATTGATAAACCTTTAATTAATTTAGCTACTGACCTAAATTTAACTACATCAGCTATGATAAGTTTAAAAAAAGTTAATCCTTATGTCACGAACTAATAAATTAATTTGGCTGTTGGTTTTATTTAGTATCAC
Coding sequences within:
- a CDS encoding chloride channel protein, whose amino-acid sequence is MSTKTPSSPHILVTSTLKSFSLSYRLTQLLNQLQPSPEIIFFISAFLIGGISGLGLVIFSVLIEVFQNLSFNVLLSYLSVLGYGTLVLIPILGGAIVGLLYWLYPNFNNYNCLKDNLTQVSPQLILTKCLGAAISLGTGASLGPEGPSVEIGGNVGLLLAQLLRVSQKRAQLLMSAGAAAGFAAGFNAPIAGVFFALERVLGTSFTTPAASIIMLAAVVAATISRVFLGIHPGLILPTYQVLNQWEFFLYLGLGVLAGFLSLVYTQSIKFAKVRFQNLKHLPLWLKPMLGGVSVGLAGLFLPQVLGIGYGTLEVILSGTNFSIPYLGTILTVKLLVTVICLGSGLVGGIFAPALFLGACLGAIYGQVLGVILPGEMGIIAPPAAYAMVGMAALLAGSVKAPLTAIILLFELTQNYLIILPLMAAVGTSIWIVYLVEAQPMVQTLNFPEMGINLNQDTELDILKNVSVGEMMSVDCVKLLQSTPVLKATEMMLEAKCHTALIVTEAQELSGILSLRDLSQVMLTQAEEVQQLLVADVCTTDVLHAYPHESLADVYKRMLARDLYLLPVVSKENCQEILGVIDKPLINLATDLNLTTSAMISLKKVNPYVTN